In Agromyces sp. 3263, a single genomic region encodes these proteins:
- a CDS encoding NAD(P)-binding domain-containing protein, producing MTLIDLTAPSLRPRRLDTLPVAIIGAGPVGLAAAANLVERGIDFVVYESGDRIASSIHQWGHTRLFSPWKHVVDPASRRLLEAAGWELPSPESLPTGDELVERYLEPLAALEPIASRIRTGVAVEAVSRQGMDRTRTARREQTPFLLRVHTADGVEELTARAVVDASGTYDHPNSLGSSGLEPLGLSDVADRVSHALPDVLGRDRARFAGRHTTVVGAGHSAANTLLALAELAEREPGTRVTWLIRNASAVRVTTSDDDGLAARANIGRRVDALVASGRITVVDRFEIVRLGRTDDGVRLVGARDEELVEHDTDLLVNATGFRPNLDMLREIRLDLDDIVEAPRRLAPLIDPNVHTCGTVEPHGFAELQHPEPNFFLAGMKSYGRAPTFLLATGYEQVRSITAWLAGDTAAASRVELELPATGVCSTSLPVDGASCSTDVTAAFTCCS from the coding sequence ATGACCCTGATCGACCTCACCGCCCCGAGCCTCCGGCCGCGCCGGCTCGACACCCTGCCCGTCGCCATCATCGGCGCCGGTCCGGTCGGCTTGGCCGCTGCGGCCAACCTCGTCGAGCGGGGCATCGACTTCGTGGTCTACGAATCGGGCGACCGGATCGCGTCGAGCATCCACCAGTGGGGCCACACGCGACTCTTCTCCCCGTGGAAGCACGTCGTCGACCCGGCCTCGCGCCGATTGCTCGAGGCGGCCGGTTGGGAGTTGCCGTCGCCCGAGTCCCTCCCCACGGGCGACGAGCTCGTGGAACGGTACCTCGAGCCCCTCGCCGCCCTGGAGCCGATCGCCTCCCGCATCCGCACCGGCGTCGCGGTGGAGGCGGTCAGCCGGCAGGGCATGGACCGCACCCGTACCGCGCGCCGTGAGCAGACGCCGTTCCTGCTGCGCGTGCACACCGCCGACGGCGTGGAGGAGCTCACCGCTCGCGCCGTCGTCGACGCATCGGGCACCTACGACCACCCGAACAGCCTCGGCTCCTCCGGCCTCGAGCCGCTCGGGCTGTCCGACGTCGCCGACCGAGTCAGCCACGCGCTGCCCGACGTGCTCGGCCGCGACCGCGCGCGGTTCGCCGGCCGTCACACGACCGTCGTCGGCGCGGGCCACTCCGCTGCCAACACCCTGCTCGCACTGGCCGAGCTCGCCGAGCGCGAGCCGGGCACGCGCGTCACCTGGCTCATCCGCAACGCGAGCGCGGTGCGCGTCACGACCTCCGACGACGACGGGCTCGCCGCTCGTGCGAACATCGGCCGCCGCGTCGACGCGCTCGTGGCATCCGGGCGCATCACGGTCGTCGACCGCTTCGAGATCGTGCGACTCGGCCGCACCGACGACGGCGTGCGTCTCGTCGGCGCTCGCGACGAGGAGCTCGTCGAGCACGACACCGACCTCCTGGTGAACGCCACCGGCTTCCGGCCGAACCTCGACATGCTCCGCGAGATCCGCCTCGACCTCGACGACATCGTCGAGGCACCCAGGCGTCTCGCGCCCCTCATCGACCCGAACGTGCACACGTGCGGCACCGTCGAACCGCACGGCTTCGCCGAGCTGCAGCATCCCGAGCCGAACTTCTTCCTGGCCGGCATGAAGAGCTACGGGCGCGCGCCGACGTTCCTGCTCGCCACCGGGTACGAGCAGGTGCGCTCGATCACCGCCTGGCTCGCCGGGGACACGGCGGCGGCCTCTCGGGTCGAGCTCGAGCTGCCCGCCACGGGCGTGTGCTCGACGAGCCTCCCCGTCGACGGTGCGTCCTGCAGCACCGACGTGACCGCCGCGTTCACCTGCTGCTCGTAA
- a CDS encoding DUF1653 domain-containing protein: MSEASEPAVVQPGIYEHFKGARYEALFVARHSETEEEFVVYRQLYGDHAHWVRPLAMFTEMVVRDGRSVPRFAPVEADPV, encoded by the coding sequence GTGAGCGAAGCGAGCGAGCCCGCGGTCGTCCAGCCGGGCATCTACGAGCACTTCAAGGGCGCCAGGTACGAGGCGCTCTTCGTCGCGCGGCACAGCGAGACCGAGGAGGAGTTCGTGGTCTACCGCCAGCTCTACGGCGACCATGCCCACTGGGTGCGGCCGCTCGCGATGTTCACCGAGATGGTGGTGCGTGACGGCCGCAGCGTGCCGCGCTTCGCGCCCGTCGAGGCCGACCCGGTGTGA
- a CDS encoding glycosyl hydrolase 2 galactose-binding domain-containing protein, protein MHTVRRPLHSGWRVRAGSGPVPDAVAAGITGGTDAAGGAGQGIPAVVPGVVHLDLMRAGLIPDPYLDDNESALNWIGLVDWTYETAFALRADELAAASVHDLVFDGLDTVATVSLNDTVIAEVANQHRGYRFDVTRLLREGENRLVVAFRSPVKYADAQSLALGARPRPYPTPFDAIRKSACSFGWDWGIATSTSGIWRPVRLESWSVARLDEVRVRAEADGPGGFVVADVAVANAPGVIEAPPLLVSVAVAGPGLQETPSAVVEVVGGRARVRLDLRNAERWWPAGYGDQPLYVVDVRLHSDEVIDATHRTVGFRDLRWNTETDADGTPFQLIVNDQPVFVKGANWIPDDAFPVRVDRARYRQRLEQARTAGLNLIRVWGGGIYEADAFYELCDELGLLTWQDFLFACSAYAEEEPLRSEVAAEARENIVRLAHHASLCLLTGNNENLWGYEDWGWKLRLDGKTWGAYYYHELFPSLIEELAPHVPYAPGSPFSPGGEHPNDERHGTMHVWDLWNQKDWPHYRDIAPRFVAEFGWQGPPAWSTLTRAISDDPLTPESPGMIVHQKAIDGNVKLTDGLVRHFRVPGDMETWHWAMQLNQAAAISCALEHYRSHAPRTAGAVVWQLNDCWPVTSWAAIDGDGREKPLFHAIRNAFAPRVVTVQPRSDGLSAVIGNDTDDEWQGRLDFELRGFDGSVRRRAFAAVAVAPRSSETVEVPDGLAEATDAASELLIAELSGVRGLWYFAEPRDSALADPQLEVEVSVEEGGFAVTVTAGATLVRDVTLLIDKVDPAASVDSGLVTLLPGESWTFHVSGVDSLDAAAVRDPRVLRSANQLVVAA, encoded by the coding sequence ATGCACACGGTGCGGCGCCCCCTCCACTCGGGGTGGCGGGTCCGGGCGGGATCCGGGCCCGTGCCCGACGCTGTCGCGGCCGGTATCACGGGGGGGACGGATGCCGCCGGCGGCGCCGGCCAGGGCATTCCGGCGGTCGTGCCCGGGGTCGTGCACCTCGACCTCATGCGCGCGGGGCTGATCCCCGATCCGTACCTCGACGACAACGAGTCGGCGCTCAACTGGATCGGGCTCGTCGACTGGACGTACGAGACGGCGTTCGCGCTTCGCGCCGACGAGCTCGCCGCGGCATCCGTGCACGACCTCGTCTTCGACGGCCTCGACACCGTGGCGACGGTGTCGCTGAACGACACCGTGATCGCCGAGGTCGCGAACCAGCACCGCGGCTACCGCTTCGACGTGACCCGGCTGCTGCGCGAGGGCGAGAACCGCCTGGTCGTGGCGTTCCGCAGCCCGGTGAAGTACGCCGACGCCCAGAGCCTCGCGCTCGGCGCGCGCCCGCGTCCGTACCCGACGCCGTTCGACGCGATCCGCAAGTCGGCGTGCAGCTTCGGATGGGACTGGGGCATCGCGACGTCGACGAGCGGCATCTGGCGGCCGGTGCGGCTCGAGTCGTGGTCCGTCGCCCGGCTCGATGAGGTGCGGGTGCGGGCCGAGGCCGACGGACCGGGCGGGTTCGTCGTCGCCGACGTCGCGGTTGCGAACGCCCCAGGGGTCATCGAGGCACCACCGTTGCTCGTGTCCGTCGCCGTGGCCGGCCCGGGCCTCCAGGAGACTCCCTCGGCCGTCGTCGAGGTGGTGGGCGGCCGGGCGCGCGTGCGCCTCGATCTTCGGAACGCCGAGCGCTGGTGGCCCGCCGGCTACGGTGATCAGCCCCTGTACGTCGTGGACGTGCGGCTCCATTCGGACGAGGTGATCGATGCGACCCATCGCACCGTGGGCTTCCGCGACCTGCGCTGGAACACCGAGACCGACGCCGACGGCACGCCGTTCCAGCTGATCGTGAACGACCAGCCGGTGTTCGTGAAGGGCGCCAACTGGATCCCCGACGACGCGTTCCCGGTGCGGGTCGACCGCGCCCGCTACCGCCAGCGGCTCGAGCAGGCGCGCACCGCCGGGCTGAACCTCATCCGGGTCTGGGGCGGCGGCATCTACGAGGCCGACGCGTTCTACGAGCTCTGCGACGAGCTCGGACTGCTGACCTGGCAGGACTTCCTCTTCGCGTGCTCGGCGTACGCCGAGGAGGAGCCGCTGCGCTCGGAGGTCGCGGCGGAGGCCCGCGAGAACATCGTGCGCCTCGCCCACCACGCCTCGCTGTGCCTGCTCACCGGCAACAACGAGAACCTGTGGGGCTATGAGGACTGGGGCTGGAAGCTCCGGCTCGACGGGAAGACGTGGGGCGCCTACTACTATCACGAGCTGTTCCCGAGCCTCATCGAGGAGCTCGCGCCGCACGTGCCGTACGCGCCCGGCAGCCCGTTCAGCCCCGGCGGCGAGCACCCGAACGACGAACGCCACGGCACCATGCACGTCTGGGACCTCTGGAACCAGAAGGACTGGCCGCACTACCGCGACATCGCACCGCGGTTCGTCGCCGAGTTCGGGTGGCAGGGCCCGCCGGCCTGGTCGACGCTCACCCGTGCGATCAGCGACGACCCGCTCACCCCCGAGTCGCCCGGCATGATCGTGCACCAGAAGGCGATCGACGGCAACGTGAAGCTCACCGACGGGCTCGTGCGCCACTTCCGGGTGCCCGGCGACATGGAGACCTGGCACTGGGCGATGCAGCTGAACCAGGCCGCTGCGATCTCGTGCGCGCTCGAGCACTACCGCTCGCACGCCCCGCGCACCGCGGGGGCCGTGGTGTGGCAGCTGAACGACTGCTGGCCGGTCACGTCGTGGGCCGCGATCGACGGCGACGGCCGTGAGAAGCCGCTGTTCCACGCCATCCGCAACGCGTTCGCGCCGCGTGTCGTCACCGTGCAGCCGCGGAGCGACGGCCTGTCCGCGGTGATCGGCAACGACACGGACGACGAATGGCAGGGCCGGCTCGACTTCGAGCTGCGCGGCTTCGACGGCTCGGTCCGTCGACGCGCGTTCGCTGCCGTCGCGGTCGCACCTCGGTCGTCCGAGACGGTGGAGGTGCCCGATGGGCTCGCCGAGGCGACGGATGCCGCGAGCGAGCTGCTCATCGCCGAACTGAGCGGCGTGCGCGGCCTCTGGTACTTCGCCGAGCCGCGCGACAGCGCCCTCGCCGATCCGCAGCTCGAGGTGGAGGTCAGTGTCGAGGAGGGCGGCTTCGCCGTCACGGTCACCGCGGGCGCGACGCTCGTGCGCGACGTGACGCTGCTCATCGACAAGGTCGACCCGGCGGCATCCGTCGACTCGGGGCTCGTCACCCTGCTGCCGGGGGAGTCGTGGACGTTCCACGTGAGCGGTGTGGACTCGCTCGACGCGGCGGCCGTGCGGGACCCGCGGGTGCTGCGGAGCGCCAACCAGCTGGTCGTCGCCGCGTGA
- a CDS encoding TetR/AcrR family transcriptional regulator — protein sequence MDVRVERTRRALQEALFELARERSLDELTIADIAARAGVNRSTFYQHYSDKETLLADALDATAEATGAALPELVEPPLEPPQALFSFLEHIEANAGLYQRVFGSPGSAVVTARLRGRIELIVGDAVVRSGTRAFEGLPLDVVAAGIAGSALGVIEAWLAREERPPAATAADWVWRVLIGPGGAWD from the coding sequence ATGGACGTCCGAGTCGAGCGCACGCGCCGTGCCCTGCAGGAGGCGCTGTTCGAGCTCGCCCGCGAACGTTCGCTCGACGAGCTCACCATCGCGGACATCGCGGCTCGTGCGGGCGTGAACCGCAGCACCTTCTACCAGCACTACTCCGACAAGGAGACGCTGCTCGCCGACGCGCTCGACGCCACGGCCGAGGCGACCGGGGCGGCGCTGCCCGAGCTGGTCGAGCCCCCCTTGGAGCCGCCGCAGGCGCTGTTCTCGTTCCTCGAGCACATCGAGGCGAACGCCGGACTCTACCAGCGGGTGTTCGGCTCTCCCGGTTCGGCCGTGGTCACTGCGCGCCTGCGCGGTCGCATCGAGCTCATCGTCGGCGACGCCGTCGTGCGGTCCGGCACCCGGGCGTTCGAGGGGCTGCCGCTCGACGTCGTGGCGGCGGGCATCGCCGGCTCGGCCCTCGGCGTCATCGAGGCGTGGCTCGCCCGCGAGGAGCGACCCCCAGCGGCGACCGCCGCGGACTGGGTGTGGCGGGTGCTCATCGGGCCCGGTGGCGCCTGGGACTGA
- a CDS encoding metalloregulator ArsR/SmtB family transcription factor — translation MATTLLQITDVSDTTGAACCTPLTRETIDAGRAQALARKLKALADPTRLRLVSIVAASVGEEACVCDLIEPVGLSQPTVSHHLKVLMDAGFLTRSKRGTWAYYRLVPGALGELSQLLDVTASR, via the coding sequence ATGGCCACGACGCTGCTGCAGATCACGGATGTCTCCGACACCACCGGCGCGGCCTGCTGCACCCCGCTGACCCGCGAGACGATCGACGCCGGCCGTGCCCAGGCGCTCGCCCGCAAGCTCAAGGCCCTCGCCGACCCGACGCGGCTCCGGCTCGTGTCGATCGTCGCGGCATCCGTCGGCGAAGAGGCGTGCGTCTGCGACCTCATCGAACCCGTCGGGCTCAGCCAGCCCACCGTGTCGCACCACCTGAAGGTGCTCATGGACGCAGGCTTCCTCACCCGCAGCAAGCGCGGCACCTGGGCCTACTACCGGCTCGTGCCCGGCGCCCTGGGCGAGCTCTCGCAACTGCTCGACGTCACTGCCTCCCGCTGA
- a CDS encoding SCO4848 family membrane protein, whose amino-acid sequence MLVLAVVLLLANALFNVIVWPRFYPRIAADPRARDADGRRTTFYTVHVVLIALALVLAAASAITALVVLF is encoded by the coding sequence GTGCTCGTTCTCGCCGTCGTCCTGCTGCTCGCCAACGCCCTCTTCAACGTCATCGTGTGGCCTCGGTTCTACCCGCGCATCGCCGCGGACCCTCGGGCGCGCGATGCCGATGGCCGCCGCACCACGTTCTACACCGTGCACGTCGTGCTGATCGCCCTCGCGCTGGTGCTCGCCGCGGCATCCGCCATCACCGCGCTCGTCGTCCTGTTCTGA
- a CDS encoding arsenate reductase ArsC, with the protein MTPTDTPTVLFVCVHNAGRSQMAAGYLKALGGDRVEVLSAGSEPKDEINPVAVEAMAEEGIDIAGNTPEILTVDAVKESDVVITMGCGDTCPIFPGKRYEDWELDDPAGQGIDAVRPIRDEIRRRIEQLLRELFPEAASA; encoded by the coding sequence ATGACTCCGACCGACACCCCCACCGTCCTCTTCGTCTGCGTGCACAACGCCGGCCGATCGCAGATGGCCGCCGGCTACCTGAAGGCGCTCGGCGGCGACCGCGTCGAGGTGCTCTCGGCCGGCTCAGAGCCGAAGGACGAGATCAACCCGGTGGCGGTCGAGGCGATGGCCGAGGAGGGCATCGATATCGCCGGCAACACGCCGGAGATCCTCACCGTCGACGCGGTCAAGGAATCCGACGTCGTGATCACCATGGGCTGCGGCGACACCTGCCCCATCTTCCCCGGCAAGCGCTACGAGGACTGGGAGCTCGACGACCCGGCGGGCCAAGGCATCGACGCCGTGCGGCCGATCCGCGACGAGATCAGGCGTCGCATCGAGCAGCTCCTGCGCGAGCTGTTCCCCGAGGCCGCGTCCGCCTGA
- a CDS encoding BadF/BadG/BcrA/BcrD ATPase family protein, producing MTAAGAGARAVLAIDAGQTGTKVRVARAGTVAIDTVLPGVRTDESLLPQLAATVEQVIGRLDSGAASQGAWPIDAVAAGVSGLTRADADPDALLGALHPLGVRLVLLAHDSVTSFLGTLGDARGAVVAAGTGVVTMAVGRTSVSRVDGWGNIMGDAGSAYWIGRAALEAGMRAYDGRAPATRLLDLIAARWPDVEAAYMELQGDPDRVRVVASLAEEVSALAEVDAAAARICRDAGGELAASVVAALTRVGETSASAAPRVGATGGVLVSPLIRSTFEHVVRRAVPNAVITAPRGNGLDGAAALPALAEAHPLRALVAVAAAAERQATA from the coding sequence GTGACGGCCGCCGGAGCCGGCGCCCGCGCCGTGCTCGCGATCGACGCCGGACAGACCGGGACCAAGGTGCGCGTAGCGCGCGCCGGCACGGTTGCGATCGACACGGTGCTGCCCGGCGTGCGCACCGACGAGTCGCTGCTGCCACAGCTCGCGGCCACGGTCGAGCAGGTCATCGGGCGGCTCGACTCGGGGGCCGCCTCACAGGGTGCGTGGCCGATCGACGCGGTCGCCGCCGGGGTGTCGGGGCTCACGCGGGCCGACGCCGACCCCGACGCGCTGCTGGGCGCGCTGCATCCGCTCGGCGTGCGGCTCGTGCTGCTCGCGCACGACTCCGTCACCTCGTTCCTCGGCACCCTGGGCGACGCCCGCGGGGCGGTCGTCGCCGCGGGGACCGGCGTGGTGACCATGGCCGTGGGACGCACGTCGGTGAGTCGCGTCGACGGCTGGGGCAACATCATGGGCGACGCGGGCAGCGCCTACTGGATCGGCCGCGCGGCGCTCGAGGCGGGCATGCGAGCCTACGACGGCCGGGCGCCCGCGACGCGCCTCCTCGACCTCATCGCCGCGCGCTGGCCCGACGTGGAGGCGGCCTACATGGAGCTGCAGGGCGATCCCGATCGCGTCCGCGTCGTGGCCTCGCTCGCCGAGGAGGTATCGGCGCTCGCCGAAGTGGACGCGGCCGCCGCGCGGATCTGCCGCGACGCGGGCGGCGAGCTCGCCGCATCCGTCGTCGCCGCGCTCACCCGCGTCGGCGAGACGAGCGCCTCCGCTGCTCCGCGGGTCGGAGCCACCGGCGGCGTGCTCGTGTCTCCGCTCATCCGCTCGACGTTCGAGCACGTCGTGCGGCGAGCCGTGCCGAACGCGGTGATCACCGCCCCGCGCGGGAACGGGCTCGACGGCGCGGCGGCGCTTCCCGCGCTGGCCGAGGCCCATCCGCTGCGGGCACTCGTCGCGGTCGCCGCCGCGGCGGAGCGCCAGGCGACGGCGTGA
- a CDS encoding carbohydrate ABC transporter permease yields the protein MTRVAPGVLKYASLIIAAVVVLLPLSVVLFASFKTSGEYSTTGPLAPPSNWFNLENFSIAFRQGGMVEGFVNTTIVLVVSLVGTILIGTMAAYAIDRFAFRGRRLIMGLFLVATLIPSVTSQVATFQIISGLGLFNTKAALVLLFLGTDIIAIYIFMQFMAGIPVSLDEAAMIDGANRWTIYWRVILPLLKPAIATVVIIKGIAIYNEFYLPFLYLPSEGMISTSLFNFKGPFGAQWEVIAAGTILVILPTLVAFLFLQRWIYKGLTAGAVK from the coding sequence GTGACCCGCGTCGCCCCTGGCGTGCTCAAGTACGCCTCGCTCATCATCGCCGCCGTCGTGGTGCTGCTCCCGCTCTCGGTCGTGCTGTTCGCCAGCTTCAAGACGAGCGGGGAGTACAGCACGACCGGCCCGCTCGCGCCACCGTCGAACTGGTTCAACCTCGAGAACTTCTCGATCGCGTTCCGCCAGGGAGGCATGGTCGAGGGCTTCGTCAACACGACGATCGTGCTCGTCGTCTCCCTCGTCGGCACCATCCTCATCGGCACGATGGCCGCCTACGCCATCGACCGGTTCGCGTTCCGGGGCCGCAGGCTGATCATGGGCCTGTTCCTCGTGGCCACGCTCATCCCGAGCGTCACGAGCCAGGTCGCGACGTTCCAGATCATCAGCGGGCTCGGCCTCTTCAACACCAAGGCGGCACTGGTGCTGCTCTTCCTCGGCACCGACATCATCGCGATCTACATCTTCATGCAGTTCATGGCGGGCATTCCGGTGTCGCTCGACGAGGCGGCCATGATCGACGGCGCCAACCGCTGGACGATCTACTGGCGGGTCATCCTGCCGCTGCTGAAGCCGGCGATCGCGACCGTGGTCATCATCAAGGGCATCGCCATCTACAACGAGTTCTACCTGCCCTTCCTCTACCTGCCGTCGGAGGGCATGATCTCGACCTCGCTCTTCAACTTCAAGGGCCCGTTCGGGGCCCAGTGGGAGGTGATCGCCGCCGGGACCATCCTCGTGATCCTGCCCACCCTGGTGGCGTTCCTCTTCCTGCAGCGCTGGATCTACAAGGGCCTCACCGCGGGAGCAGTCAAGTGA
- a CDS encoding cellulase family glycosylhydrolase, with translation MKSVRRPAVALSAMLVLVAVQAVADPTGLLALVGWSGAQPRFDVGAWPLAPYAMFVPVVLGVTWWVAVRAGDRFWTLVAGVVLAVMLAQAATCLVMTWDVAAAAWAAGYVTAKAVPAALVVAALARWFGGPTSRTTVERSAPWPPAMPVWLPAVLLAAVAPLLSGLWWTGAAYGPGIPAARPDRGPVSMLVAIVLIAVATAVCLRWMRARVPGVLGGWLAALVAGGMVGLVQAVVAFTVDGGLTGDLWPLMTAYLTVADGLSFGACVGWIAGVIAVVAERVHAGGPARVLQLAAASVALIAVTAALVLPATGAGAPASAAEPNGGSTDASRTAASVPDGFLRAEGRLITDGDGNQVLLRGVNVNQLVDFYQPQADVAATRPLTEEDFAGIAAQGFNVVRLNLSWSALEPERGEFDDAYLAQVADAVEWAKQHDVRIVLDMHQDSWFDGATAEGTACRPGTDPMWGYDGAPDWATITDEAPRCQFQGRDISPAGNRAFQHFYFETDGVQGALVDTWGRLAAEFADEPAVAGYDLLNEPGFGETAPVTTSLLLGRYYARAIEAIRAAGAPQIVFVEPSIFWSGLGFDSGPTPGFTDDRNIVFSPHLYAESLTMDRSLGIPPIVGMDRQFVLAQRVADEYGAPLWSGEYGYWGDDADVVDRLGRYADAEDANRLGSAYWVWKQACGDPQNGIGPTGNGLMVQDCETGDDAPPRDDLLAILSRAYPRSAPGMLTALDADGTHVSLAGSVSGRSCGLEVWVPGDAEPELTSTGVTDAATTAVPGGWRITGCVEGDYTLSTD, from the coding sequence ATGAAGTCGGTTCGCCGCCCGGCCGTCGCGCTGTCGGCCATGCTCGTGCTGGTCGCCGTCCAGGCGGTCGCCGATCCCACCGGGCTGCTCGCGCTCGTCGGCTGGTCCGGGGCGCAGCCGCGGTTCGACGTCGGCGCCTGGCCGCTCGCGCCGTACGCGATGTTCGTGCCCGTGGTGCTGGGCGTGACCTGGTGGGTCGCCGTCCGGGCGGGCGATCGGTTCTGGACCCTGGTCGCCGGCGTGGTGCTGGCCGTCATGCTCGCGCAGGCCGCGACCTGCCTGGTGATGACCTGGGATGTCGCGGCCGCCGCATGGGCGGCCGGGTATGTGACGGCCAAGGCGGTTCCCGCGGCGCTCGTCGTGGCGGCGCTGGCGCGATGGTTCGGCGGTCCGACGAGCCGCACCACGGTCGAGCGGAGCGCGCCCTGGCCGCCCGCCATGCCGGTCTGGCTGCCAGCGGTGCTCCTCGCGGCCGTGGCCCCCCTGCTGTCGGGTCTGTGGTGGACGGGCGCGGCGTACGGTCCCGGCATCCCGGCCGCCCGCCCCGACCGCGGCCCGGTGTCGATGCTCGTGGCGATCGTGCTCATCGCCGTCGCGACCGCGGTGTGCCTGCGGTGGATGCGAGCCCGAGTGCCCGGTGTGCTCGGCGGATGGCTGGCGGCGCTGGTCGCCGGCGGCATGGTCGGGCTGGTGCAGGCGGTGGTCGCGTTCACGGTCGACGGCGGGCTCACCGGTGACCTGTGGCCGCTGATGACGGCCTACCTCACGGTCGCCGACGGCCTCTCGTTCGGCGCGTGCGTCGGCTGGATCGCGGGTGTGATCGCCGTGGTCGCCGAGCGGGTGCACGCGGGCGGGCCTGCCCGCGTGCTGCAGCTCGCCGCGGCATCCGTCGCCCTGATCGCCGTGACCGCGGCGCTGGTGCTGCCCGCGACGGGCGCGGGGGCGCCGGCCTCGGCGGCCGAGCCGAACGGTGGGTCGACGGATGCCTCGCGCACCGCGGCATCCGTGCCCGACGGGTTCCTGCGGGCCGAGGGGCGCCTCATCACCGACGGCGACGGCAACCAGGTGCTGCTGCGCGGGGTGAACGTGAACCAGCTCGTCGACTTCTACCAGCCGCAGGCCGACGTCGCGGCGACGAGGCCGCTCACCGAGGAGGACTTCGCGGGCATCGCCGCGCAGGGCTTCAACGTGGTGCGGCTGAACCTCTCGTGGTCGGCGCTCGAGCCCGAGCGCGGCGAGTTCGACGACGCCTACCTGGCACAGGTGGCCGACGCGGTCGAGTGGGCGAAGCAGCATGACGTGCGCATCGTGCTCGACATGCACCAGGACTCGTGGTTCGACGGCGCCACCGCGGAGGGCACCGCCTGCCGCCCGGGCACCGACCCGATGTGGGGCTACGACGGGGCGCCCGACTGGGCGACCATCACCGACGAGGCGCCGCGCTGCCAGTTCCAGGGCCGCGACATCTCGCCCGCCGGCAATCGCGCGTTCCAGCACTTCTACTTCGAGACCGACGGCGTGCAGGGCGCGCTCGTCGACACGTGGGGCAGGCTCGCCGCGGAGTTCGCCGACGAGCCGGCCGTCGCCGGCTACGACCTGCTCAACGAGCCCGGTTTCGGCGAGACCGCACCGGTCACCACGTCGCTGCTGCTCGGCCGCTACTACGCCCGTGCCATCGAGGCGATCCGCGCGGCGGGCGCACCGCAGATCGTGTTCGTGGAGCCGAGCATCTTCTGGTCGGGCCTCGGCTTCGACAGCGGCCCGACCCCGGGCTTCACCGACGACCGCAACATCGTGTTCTCGCCCCACCTGTACGCCGAGTCGCTCACCATGGACCGCTCGCTGGGCATTCCCCCGATCGTCGGGATGGACCGCCAGTTCGTGCTCGCCCAGCGCGTCGCCGACGAGTACGGCGCCCCGCTCTGGTCGGGCGAGTACGGGTACTGGGGCGACGACGCCGACGTGGTCGACCGGCTCGGCCGCTATGCCGACGCCGAGGACGCCAACCGGCTCGGCAGCGCGTACTGGGTGTGGAAGCAGGCCTGCGGCGACCCGCAGAACGGCATCGGCCCGACCGGCAACGGCCTGATGGTGCAGGACTGCGAGACCGGCGACGACGCACCGCCGCGCGACGACCTGCTCGCCATCCTGAGCCGTGCCTACCCGAGGTCCGCGCCCGGCATGCTCACCGCGCTCGACGCCGACGGGACGCACGTGTCGCTCGCCGGCTCGGTCAGCGGCCGCAGCTGCGGCCTCGAGGTGTGGGTGCCCGGCGACGCCGAGCCCGAGCTCACCAGCACCGGGGTCACGGATGCCGCGACGACCGCCGTGCCCGGCGGCTGGCGCATCACCGGCTGCGTCGAGGGCGACTACACGCTGTCGACCGACTGA